A single genomic interval of Saccharothrix saharensis harbors:
- a CDS encoding ABC transporter ATP-binding protein: MGEHVLRLREVGVEYRTPAGAVTAVSDVTLDVPATGMTVLAGPSGSGKSTLLRVLSLVERPTRGGVELRGMGTARLSSAARRALRRRDIALVFQNPGDNLVGHLDVGDNLRAAAQAAGRVAPVDELLERLGLPGTATWKVSAMSGGQQQRLAFGCALARQATVVLADEPTSQLDATSADLVLETLADLARGGVPVVVASHDPRLIALADTRFDLRNGALAA, translated from the coding sequence GTGGGTGAGCACGTGTTGCGGCTGCGCGAGGTGGGCGTGGAGTACCGCACGCCCGCCGGGGCGGTGACCGCGGTGTCGGACGTGACGCTGGACGTGCCCGCGACGGGCATGACGGTGCTGGCCGGACCGTCCGGGTCGGGCAAGTCGACGTTGTTGCGGGTCTTGAGCCTGGTGGAACGGCCCACGCGCGGCGGGGTCGAGCTGCGCGGCATGGGCACGGCGCGGTTGTCGTCGGCGGCCCGGCGCGCGCTGCGGCGGCGTGACATCGCGCTGGTGTTCCAGAACCCCGGGGACAACCTGGTCGGCCACCTCGACGTGGGCGACAACCTGCGTGCGGCGGCGCAGGCGGCGGGCCGGGTCGCGCCGGTGGACGAGCTGCTGGAACGGCTGGGGCTGCCGGGCACGGCCACGTGGAAGGTGTCGGCCATGTCGGGCGGGCAGCAGCAGCGGCTGGCGTTCGGGTGCGCGTTGGCGCGGCAGGCGACGGTGGTGCTGGCCGACGAGCCGACGTCCCAGCTGGACGCGACGTCGGCGGACCTGGTGCTGGAGACGTTGGCCGACCTGGCGCGCGGCGGCGTGCCGGTCGTGGTCGCCTCGCACGACCCGAGGCTCATCGCGTTGGCCGACACGAGGTTCGACCTGCGGAACGGGGCGTTGGCGGCATGA
- a CDS encoding ABC transporter ATP-binding protein, giving the protein MTALRAKGIERTFRHASGPVHVLRGVDLEVAPGELVTLSGPSGSGKSALLAVLAGFDRADAGVVEMAGEVLTSPPSWKVCALLPQALGLAGELTLAENVALPLRLGRTGGSLDRVTELLAELGVGELADRYPAEVSFGQQQRAALARAVVGEPAVLLADEPTAHLDQRTGPTAVRVLRRAADAGAAVLVATHHDEVHRAADRTLVLSGGRISVG; this is encoded by the coding sequence ATGACGGCGTTGCGGGCGAAGGGGATCGAGCGGACGTTCCGGCACGCGAGCGGGCCGGTGCACGTGCTGCGCGGGGTCGACCTGGAGGTGGCGCCGGGCGAGCTGGTGACGCTGTCCGGCCCGTCCGGGTCGGGCAAGAGCGCGTTGCTGGCCGTGCTGGCGGGGTTCGACCGGGCGGACGCGGGCGTGGTGGAGATGGCGGGCGAGGTGCTGACGTCGCCGCCGTCGTGGAAGGTGTGCGCGTTGCTGCCGCAGGCGCTGGGCCTGGCCGGTGAGCTGACCCTGGCGGAGAACGTGGCGCTGCCGCTGCGGCTCGGCCGCACGGGCGGTTCGCTCGACCGGGTGACCGAGTTGCTGGCGGAGCTGGGTGTCGGCGAGCTGGCCGACCGCTACCCGGCCGAGGTGTCGTTCGGGCAGCAGCAGCGCGCCGCGCTGGCGCGGGCCGTGGTCGGCGAGCCGGCGGTGCTGCTGGCCGACGAGCCGACCGCGCACCTCGACCAGCGCACCGGGCCGACGGCGGTGCGGGTGCTGCGGCGGGCGGCCGACGCGGGTGCCGCCGTGCTCGTCGCCACCCACCACGACGAGGTGCACCGGGCCGCCGACCGCACTCTGGTGCTCAGCGGCGGGCGGATCTCCGTAGGATAG